A window from Argopecten irradians isolate NY chromosome 3, Ai_NY, whole genome shotgun sequence encodes these proteins:
- the LOC138318641 gene encoding tau-tubulin kinase 1-like — MTTEDLLQANQVVKDRWKVVRKIGGGGFGEIYDGIDQVTKENVALKLESAKQAKQVLKMEVAVLKKLQGHDHVCRFIGCGRNERYNYVVMTLQGKNLAELRRSQSRGCFTLSTTLRLGAQILKAIEAIHEVGFLHRDIKPSNFAMGRLQKDSKKVFMLDFGLARQYTTPAGDVRPPRAAAGFRGTVRYASVNAHKNKEMGRHDDLWSLFYMLVEFLAGQLPWRKIKDKEQVGNMKEKYDHTQLLKNMPNEFRSFLEHILSLDYFDKPDYSLLHNLFQQCIKRKGIKEADPYDWEKIYADGSVATTITTSPPIGIKATPGAGVLPGGPHTAGHGATEAVDVNLSYNQEDGGDQEERKLKEAQYILENKNLHDIDNRLREEVGDIVLLPRNQNVNHLDVEEKHQMEQLVQEDNVAPQVGYSVEERGNTGEAPPQDQPDAPKSADLNVLANQLTRILKQDGEKMEGRPVTREQPHDQIGPGIRFSEEILPDMREREQPPGAGERRHSKGRHHENQLFKEIIDRKVQSAAASNRKNSLVGDEEMSNNPEYQLDPLASRAITFALMQTEEKTHTAADENIDENATRAAPFTVASQWGAVSAFGSDSNNSDADDESEGDDGNDLKLKPSHKSRRGIMNTLADEDDLRLDSIVRNSLVLHDADRESQEMLRNSLVFLDDDADHGQQRDKIDSGFHFRNLSDRKHSSSSLQFLNVQGSERTTDSPLEKSQSVDSIHSKLSSPNRMPEKLAKEIGNLISSPLSSPSKHLFKGKDSLTDIKKLASLSHLKPVGKPPTPHYISARNQNTDKSADSNKKPVLYPSSVKTLSDSSKPTDNKAVNSEDVKVKKTKLVDKHDKGGIPERRDVATPERRASDGGRPGKSTKMSTIPEDQNSENKSGGPKSSKSADQIHTTKSTASDNSTLCKDDKVPSHTENKTSKKDTNSQKKDLKKESIVHKKDSSSQKKESSILKKDAISKRQQKRRSSSASRVTERTANELREALSVLTPDPNENPESDSSRVPKPPPGQAPKNAVTYARSLDQEDPSTEVTEPQGATLSYHGDDEDSG, encoded by the exons ATGACAACTGAGGACCTTCTACAGGCCAACCAGGTGGTCAAGGACCGCTGGAAAGTG GTTAGGAAGATTGGGGGTGGAGGATTTGGAGAAATTTACGACGGCATTGACCAAGTAACCAAGGAAAATGTTGCTCTCAAACTGGAATCAGCAAAACAGGCCAAACAAGTGCTCAAGATGGAGGTGGCTGTCCTCAAAAAACTACAGG GACATGACCATGTTTGTCGGTTTATTGGCTGTGGCCGAAATGAGCGGTATAACTATGTGGTGATGACACTCCAAGGGAAGAACTTGGCCGAGTTACGACGGAGCCAATCACGAGGATGCTTTACACTCAGTACGACTCTACGCCTCGGTGCCCAAATACTCAAAGCCATCGAGGCAATACATGAAGTTGGTTTCCTACACAGAGATATCAAACCG TCTAACTTTGCCATGGGTAGACTACAGAAGGACAGTAAAAAGGTGTTCATGTTAGATTTTGGTCTGGCACGTCAATATACCACACCAGCCGGCGATGTACGCCCACCGAGGGCAGCCGCAGGATTCAGGGGAACAGTCCGCTATGCTTCAGTCAATGCCCACAAAAACAAA GAAATGGGTCGCCATGATGACCTCTGGTCCCTGTTCTATATGCTTGTTGAGTTCCTGGCAGGCCAATTGCCATGGCGTAAGATAAAGGACAAGGAACAAGTGGGCAACATGAAGGAGAAATATGACCACACACAGCTACTGAAGAACATGCCAAATGAGTTTCGCTCTTTTCTTGAACATATCCTCAGCCTCGACTACTTCGACAAGCCAGACTACAGTCTGTTACACAACTTGTTTCAACAGTGTATAAAACGGAAGGGCATCAAGGAAGCTGATCCGTATGACTGGGAGAAAATCTATGCAGACGGATCAGTAGCCACGACAATCACAACGTCTCCCCCTATAGGGATCAAAGCAACACCAGGAGCAGG AGTGTTACCGGGTGGTCCACACACAGCTGGACATGGAGCTACTGAAGCTGTCGATGTCAATCTCAGCTACAACCAAGAGGACGGCGGTGATCAAGAGGAGCGCAAACTCAAGGAAGCTCAGTACATCCTAGAAAACAAGAATCTACATGACATTGACAATCGACTACGTGAGGAGGTCGGAGATATTGTACTTTTGCCTCGAAATCAAAATGTCAATCACTTGGATGTGGAGGAAAAACACCAGATGGAACAATTAGTCCAGGAGGACAACGTGGCTCCACAGGTCGGGTATTCGGTGGAGGAGAGAGGGAACACTGGGGAAGCTCCTCCTCAGGATCAACCTGATGCTCCAAAATCAGCCGATCTGAATGTACTCGCGAACCAACTAACTCGCATCCTTAAACAGGATGGGGAAAAGATGGAGGGTCGGCCTGTAACTCGTGAACAGCCCCACGATCAAATTGGTCCCGGTATTAGATTTTCTGAGGAGATTCTTCCTGATATGCGAGAACGAGAACAACCACCAGGTGCTGGTGAAAGACGACATAGTAAAGGACGTCACCATGAAAACCAGCTATTCAAGGAAATCATAGACCGTAAAGTGCAATCAGCTGCTGCATCCAACAGGAAAAACAGTCTTGTTGGTGATGAGGAGATGTCAAATAATCCAGAGTACCAACTGGATCCACTCGCCAGTCGTGCAATTACCTTTGCTCTTATGCAGACAGAGGAAAAAACCCACACAGCCGCTGATGAAAACATTGACGAGAACGCCACTAGGGCTGCTCCATTTACTGTGGCTAGTCAGTGGGGGGCTGTGTCAGCATTCGGCTCAGATTCCAATAATAGTGACGCAGATGATGAAAGTGAAGGTGACGATGGTAATGACTTAAAATTAAAACCCTCGCATAAATCAAGACGGGGCATTATGAACACTTTAGCTGATGAAGACGATCTTCGATTAGACAGTATTGTTAGGAATTCACTAGTGTTACACGACGCTGACCGCGAGTCACAGGAAATGCTCCGTAATTCTCTTGTGTTTCTTGATGATGATGCAGATCATGGTCAACAAAGAGATAAGATTGACTCAGGATTTCATTTTAGGAATTTATCTGATAGAAAACATTCTAGTAGTAGTTTACAATTTCTCAATGTGCAGGGCAGTGAGAGGACTACAGACAGCCCGTTAGAGAAATCACAGTCAGTAGACAGTATACATAGTAAGTTATCTAGTCCTAATAGAATGCCAGAAAAACTAGCCAAGGAGATAGGCAATCTTATATCATCTCCACTCAGTAGTCCTtctaaacatttatttaaaggaAAAGACAGTCTAACTGATATTAAGAAACTAGCTTCACTTAGTCACTTAAAACCTGTGGGTAAGCCTCCTACTCCCCACTATATATCTGCGCGTAACCAAAATACAGACAAAAGTGCTGACTCTAACAAAAAACCTGTGCTATATCCTAGTTCTGTTAAAACATTAAGTGATTCATCTAAACCTACAGATAACAAAGCTGTTAATAGTGAGGATGTGAAagtaaaaaagacaaaattagttgataaacatgataaaggTGGAATACCTGAGAGGCGCGATGTCGCAACTCCAGAACGACGTGCCTCAGATGGTGGACGACCTGGGAAAAGTACGAAAATGTCTACCATTCCTGAGGATCAGAACAGTGAAAATAAGTCTGGAGGACCGAAGTCAAGTAAAAGTGCAGATCAAATTCATACAACCAAATCTACAGCCAGTGATAATAGTACTCTATGCAAGGATGACAAAGTGCCCAGCCATACAGAAAACAAGACCAGTAAAAAGGACACTAATTCACAGAAAAAGGATCTCAAAAAGGAATCTATTGTGCATAAAAAAGATTCAAGTTCACAAAAAAAGGAATCTAGTATACTTAAAAAGGATGCCATCTCAAAACGACAACAGAAACGCCGATCGTCATCAGCATCTCGTGTAACAGAACGCACTGCTAATGAACTCCGTGAAGCTCTCTCAGTATTGACCCCTGACCCCAATGAGAATCCCGAGTCAGACAGTTCGAGAGTACCCAAACCACCGCCAGGACAAGCTCCCAAAAATGCTGTCACGTATGCAAG